The segment AAATGCACACTTCCCGCAGGGACGCGTTCAAGTCCATAAACTCCCTGCCGCTCGCAAAAGCAGACTACAAGACAGGCAAAGTCGAGCCGCTCATCCAGGATTACAGCAGGCGCGACGAGAAAAGAAAGCTTGAGATGCACAACCACTTCTCTGATAAAGTGGGAATGCTTTACATGCACCCTGGCATAGACCCTAAACTTGTAGAGGCGTTCTCCGAATATGACGGTTTGGTGCTCGTGGGGACCGGCCTGGGACACATGCCTGCAAACCTCGGGAACGACAAAATGAGCAAAAGCCTTGTTCCCGCAGTGAAATCACTTATTGATTCCGGAATCCCGACCGTGATGAGCTCCCAGACGATTTACGGGAGGATAAACATGGACATCTACTCGACAGGCCGCGCGCTCCAGCAGGCGGGGGTCATAGGCAACGGCGCTGACTGGACTCCTGAAACCGCGTTCGTCAAATTGAGCTGGGTTCTCGGGAAAGAGAAGAAGATGGAAAAAGTGAAGGAGCTGATGATGAAAAACATCGCGGGGGAAATAAGCGAGCGCACGAATTACGAGGAAAAATTCATTGATATCTAACCTTTCCATCCGCCATCTATTTCACGCATGATCTTTTGCGTGCTCTTCTTTGATTTGAATGTGCCTGCCAGCTTCTTTAGCTTAATTATTTTTTTGTCAGGTTTTTCCTGCTTCTGGCCCATCCAATCATCTAAAGGGCCTTGAATTTCTTCTCAGTGGCATCATCCCGAATCCGCTCTGCATCGCAAGGCTCTTCTGCGCCCTCTCCAGCTCCAGCGGGTCAAGCGCAGCCCTCAAATCCGCCTCGATGAGCACCGCAGGATACGCGTAGCTCCTGTTTATCCTGGAAAGCGAATACACGAACGACGCAATCCCGCTGAAATCAGGGGAAAAGAATTCCACCCTGAGCGGCCTGTCCCCTTCCACGGGCTTCAGGTACATCGCGTTCAGCGCAGACCCGTATTCCCCGAAATCCCTGAGCACCGAGTGCCTCTTTGCATCCGCAGTATATTTGAAAGCGAAAGTGCGCTCCCCTTCCCTGAGCAAATGGCTCAGGAAAACAGAATCCGAAGTGTGCACGTCCACCTCCGCTCTCACTATATCCACGAACCTTTTCGCCCTGCTGTCCTTTATCACTCCCACCATTTCGCATTTCCCTTCCTTCGCGCTCTCAAAAAGTTTTCTGTACAATCTCACCAGATTGTGATACTCATACGCAATGTCACTGTCATCCGGAGGCTTGTCCGAAGGGAGCGGAACCAGCGAGCCGTCCATGAGCATGAACTTCGGACTCTTTTTCTCAATCGCATCAATCGCGCACTCGATTTCCTTCCTTAGCCTGAACAGCGACCTGAACGCCATCACCTCGCGCTCATCCAATCCCAACTTTATTTCGTAATCCGGCTCCGGGAACGCGTTGGGCAGGTACTCGTGCGAAACCAGACCAGAATTGTTGTAATCAAAAAGCGCAGCCGCGGCCCTTGCAATCACCAAATCCGTCCCGTGCATTTCCTGGGCCAATAAACCGCCATCCACAGCGCCCACCAATCCATCCACTTTCACTTCCTTGAGCGGATGCACAAGCTCCTTTTCCAGCGCCTCGACAAAAACGTGGTTTGCCACCCTGAATTTCGCGGCTTTCCCCCTGATTTCATCCTCCATCGCACGTATGTGCTCAGCCGCGGCCTTGATTTTTTCGAGCATAGTTTTAAATTCCGATTATAAGTTATTAACCCTTATGGGCATTCTCGATTCCCTCAGGGCAAAAAATTCGGATTTGAAGCAGGCGATAGTGGTGCGCACTGATTTGGAGATGGGCAAAGGCAAGGCAAGCGCCCAGGTCGCGCACGCCTCGCTCTCCTCTTATATAGATGTAGAGCATACCGACCATTCAATCGCGGAAAAATGGATTGACGAGGGGATGAAGAAGATAGTATTGAAAGTGAAGGACGAAAAAGAGCTTTTCCTGTATTTCCAGCACGCCAAGGACGCAGGGCTTCCGGTTTCCATAATAAGGGATGCAGGCCTTACACAAATAGAAAGCGGAAGCGCCACATGCTTCGCCATCGGCCCCGCACCTTCATCAGACATAGACAAGATAGTGGGAAAGCTCAAGCTCCTCTGATGCGTGCTTTCGCTGCCTCCACGGGCTTATTTTTAATCATTTGGCGCCTAATCCATCCATGATACTTTCCGACAAGGACATAATGGCGTACATGCGCAAGGGCGCGATAAAAATCCGGCCTTTCAGGAAAGAGCAGCTCGGAACCGCGAGCGTGGACCTCACCCTTTCAGGCAAATGGGAATTCTTCAAGAAGAAGCTCCTCGGAGCCCAGGTGGACTTGGAAAAAGTGCCTTTCCGTGAGGCAGTTGAAAAAGTGCATGCGGATTACGCCATCCTGGAGCCGGGGCAGATTGTGCTCGCGGAAACCCTGGAGAAAATCACGCTACCGGCAAACATAATGGGCAAGCTCGAAGGCAGGAGCAGGTACGCGCGCATGGGCCTCTCAGTGCACATCACGTCCGCGATAGTGCAGCCCGGCTCCAGCAACCACCAAATCCTTGAAATACTGAATTCAGCCCCGTTCGCAATAGTCCTGCACAAGGGAATGCGCCTCTCCCAGATTGTTTTCCACGAACTGAAGAGCCCGAGCTCGAAGCCCTACGCGAAATTCGGAAGCATAGCGAGAAACCAGTGAGCGCATGGAAGAAAAATGGAAGGGCGCAGCCGAAATCCTGCTCGCAGCCTTATTGGCGTTTTTCTCGTTTCTGCTCAGTCCCTGGCTCGCCCAGAACTTCGCGCCGTTTGGCTACGTGGGCGTTTTCCTTTTCTCCGTCTTCGCGTCTGCGACAATTTTTCTCCCTGTCCCATCCTGGATCCTGGTGTTCTCGCTTGCCCAATCTTTCAACCCTCTGCTCCTTGGCATATCCGCCGGCCTGGGTTCGGGCATTGGCGAGCTCAGCGGCTACCTTGCCGGGCGCGGAGGAAAATACCTGATCGGCGGCGACAAGACCGCATTTTTCGAGGAACATAAAAAATGGATAGTGAAAGCCGAGTTCCCCACCTTATTCATCGTGTCGTTCCTGCCCAATCCTTTTTTCGACATAGCCGGAGTCGCCGCAGGAATCCTTAACGTTCCGCTCTGGCGCTTCCTTCTGGCAGTGGTGCTGGGAAAAATCCTGCGGTTCACCCTGCTTGCATATTTCGGAATCCAGATTCTCGGAGCCTTCGGGCTGATGTGACCGCATGCCCAAATTAGTAATCCTGGACCTGGACGAAACCCTGCTCCGCATTCCAGCGGACTGGGAGAAAGTAATGGCAGAAGTGATTGAATACGGCAGAAGCCAGGGCGCCGCGTTCAACCCTTCCGACCAGGTAATCCCGCTCTCCTCCGCAGTTTCCAGCACGCCTGAGCGCAAATTGGAAGTGGATTCCATATGGCGCAGGCACGAACTCTCTTCAATTGAAAAATCCGGCGTCGTGCGCTACGCGAAAGCCGAGAGTTTCGTGAAAAAAATGAAGAAGCGCGGCATGCTTCTCGCGATAGCCTCGAACAACACCCACGCAACCGCGGAGAAGGCGCTGGCTCTCGCTGGGCTCTCGCAGTTTTTCGACTTAATAGTGTGCAGGGACGACGTTCATGAAACAAAGCCCGGCCCGGAGATGCTCCTCAGAATCCTGGACAGGTTCGGAATCGCAAAAGAAGAAGCTGTTTTCATAGGCAACAGCGAGACGAGCGACGCACCTGCAGGAAAAGCCGCAGGCGTAAGAACGCTCATAGTGAAGCCGGATTCCGCATTCCCGCAAATTGAATAAATCCTGCCGAAGCGTGTTAAAATATAGTTTTTTAAGTTCTTCCCCCATATATCTTTTTGTGGGTGGATGGACGCAAAACGTAGCCTAACTAGAAAAGATCCAGGCACTTACAGAGAGGGCTACAATAGCACCCCTAAACACGGCCCGCTGATTCTCCATCCGCTGCTTGACAGCATGCTCGCCGTGAATCCGGCCCAATTCATAAGCCGGAAGATAGATGAAACGCTCGTAAAGATTCCGGGCGCTCTCAAAACAGACCAACCGATATGGACGTTTGAAGTCGTAGTTTTTCCAAAGCCCTATGGCGCTTTTGAAAAGGGCGTGGATATAATAGACCCGATAACAGGCTGGATTTTCCCGTGGATGCAGATACCCGGAAGCGCCTTCGGGGTTAAAGGCATTGCCCTTCAATTCATTCCTTCCTTATCGGGCAGCGGTGAAGGCACCGTTGTAAGCCCCAGAAATTCAAAAGCCATCATTACGGTGGAAGATTTTATTCAAGGGGCCATGGGCGAGGGAGCTGTGCATCCAGGCTCTCGTTTGGCCACAGTCAAGGCGGCAACCGGAAATCAGCTTCGCACGCTCAAGCGGCCACCCACCGAAGGAATACGCATTGCAACTAGATGTGCATTTGACTGGAATCTCATAAGCCTTGCGGACCATCCGGATAAAGAAAGGTTCTGGCTCGTATTTTTGCAGCCCATCGCCAAATCCATGGTGCCCGAATCATCCGAACAAAAACCTCCGGATTCCACGTCAAGCAGGATTCCGAAAAGAGTTGACATACAACCCGATTCTGAAGTCGAAGTATTGATGCACGGGCTTAAAGAAGTACTGGGCAAATGAGCGCCCGCCCCCTAATCCTGAAAAGAAAAAAGTGCAGGAGTCATTTTGGCTGTTGCCAAAAGTTCCTTCATTTTAAAAATAAAATGCAGGGAGCAAGATTGTCAGCTTGCTGGCAATTTTTGGTCGCCAGACCAAAGCTTTTGAACTTGCGCAGCTGCTAGAGCACCAGACCCTGAATCTGGCACGTTTGACCGGGCTCCGCCATCCCTGCACCATATCCCTTTCTTTTTAGAAAAAAGAAAGGTCTGAGGTCTTTACCCCAAAGAAAAACTATCTTTGAGGTTAATATCAATAGCCCCGACCGGATTTTCTCTACTCCCGCTGCCGATAAGCGAACGGGGGTATCCAGGAATAAGGGGGTTCCTTTCAAACAAAATAAAACCCCCTGTCTTTCGAACCGGTGTCACAAGGTCCAGAGCCTCGTATCCTTGACCGCTAGACTACGGGGCTATTGCAGATGACTTACTCTGCAAAAGTTTTTATATATCCCGCCCCCATCTACAATAAGCAGCAATTACGATTTGTATTGGAGGTGTTCGAATGGCATGGGAAGTCCTTGTTGGTTGCGCGCCCGTGGTGGCAATAGGCGCTCTGGCGATTGCGGCCGCTTCAATAAAGATAGTGATGCAGTACGAAAGCGGGATAGTGTTCACGCTAGGAAAGTTTTCAGGCATTGCGAACCCCGGGATAAATTTCATCATCCCGCTGATACAGAGCATGCGCAAGGTGGACACGAGGATACTCACGATCGACATTCCCAAGCAGGAAGTCATGACCAAGGACAACGTGCCGATGGGCGTTAACGGCGTCGTATTCTTCAAGGTGGAAAACGTGGAGAAAGCGGTGCTCCAGATACAGGATTACCACTATTCCGTTTCCCAATACGCGCAAACAGCTTTGAGGGACGTGATAGGCAGCAAGGAGATGGACGCCGTGCTTTCCAACCGCGACGAAGTCGCGAACGAGATAAAGATAATAGTGGACAAGGAAACCACGGAATGGGGCATCGACGTCACCAACATAAAAATCCAGGACATCGAGCTTCCAGCGGACATGAAGCGCATAATGGCGAGGCAGGCCGAAGCCGAGAGGGAGAAGCGGGCCAAGATAATAGAGAGCGAGGCCGAGCTCATGGCATCGGAAAAGGTGGCGAAGGCCGCGCAGATGCTTGCCAGCACTCCGGGCGGGTTGCACCTAAAGACGCTCCTCACGATTTCCAACGTCGCGGCGTTCGACGGCAACTCGGTGGTTTTCGTGACTCCGATTGAATTGCTGGAAGCGATAAAGGGCTTTACGGGCATGAAGAAAAAGCAATAGCCCTTTTATTCTTTTTTATTCCTATTATACTACTATTTCTCGGGCTGGTAGATCAACGGCAGATCGCATCGTTCGCATCGATGAGGCTGAGGGTTCAAATCCCTCCCAGTCCATACCCATATCCCCTTTTCTTTTGACTCAGCGGTCGACTATTCGACCGCTTCGCCGTAAAAACCTTCGGTTTTTCCGGAAAAGAAAAGGGGCTGAGGGTTTCACCCCTAAAAGAAAAACGGCTTGAATTGCATTTCGACCACAATTTGCCTCGAAACGTCGAGGCAATCCCCCAAAAAGAAAACTATATATTCTATATCTGTTTATCCTGCTTGGGTGGATTTATGGGATTGATTCAGGAATTCAAGGATTTTCTGCATGAATACAAGGTGATGGGGCTTGCAGTGGCTTTCATCATGGCCGTGGCCACGAACACGCTCATAAAGGCGCTCGTTGACGACCTGATAATGCCCTTTGTAGGCATAGTGCTCCCGAATGGCGATTGGAAAACCGCGACTCTCGCCCTAGGGCCGCTGCTCCTGAAATGGGGCGACTTCCTGAGCGCGCTCATAAACTTCCTGATAATGGCATTCGTGGTGTTCATCATCGCGAAGATGGTGCTCAAGGAGGAGAAAGTGACAAAGAAATAATTTTCCTTTTTTGTTGTATTTGTAAATTCGAACGCGGTTCTCATTTACAAATGCCCAAAAATTTTTGCTAAAATTTCTGGCATGCTTTTTTAAATCTGCACATCCAAAACATTTTACTTCTATACATCTATTCATCAGTGATGCTGGATGATTCCTAACATATACCAGGGCGATTATCGCAGGCTGATAATATTCCCGCTCATACTCCTGGCCGTTTCGGCGTTCTTCATTCCGCAGATAAAGCTCGGGGTGGACTTCCAGGGAGGAACCCTCATCATAATAGACCTGGAGGAGCACGTGGACGCGGACCAATTGCGCAACAGCCTCGCGTTGGAAGGCCTCTCAGGAACCGTGAAAGTGTACACCACCTCATTCGGGGAAAAAGCCGAGGTGGAAATCCCGCAGAATCCGGATTTGGTGAAAGCGGATTCCTTGATAGGCCTGTTCAACACAAAACTGGAAGAGGTTTCCAGGCTGGAAGCCCAGGCGAACGCCAATTCCTCGTACATGGGCCAATACCTTGACGAGCGGAAGAACCTGAACAACATTTCCAATTCCTTATTCGCGCTCGCAGGCAACGACACGAATGCCGGGGATTTCGAAAACCTGAACGCGCTCAAGTCCGCTGTTTCAGCTTCTTACCGTTCAGTCTACGACAATTACAAATCCACAATCTCCAAGTCAATAGACAAATACGTGAAATACAGCTCGTTCAGCATACAGAGCGTCAGCCCGGCGCTTAGCGCCCAGTTCATAACCAACGCCCTCAACGTGGCGGCAATAGCAGCAATCCTCACCACCATCCTGGTATTCATCTTTTTCAGGGACTTCATACCCAGCATCGCGGTCATAACTGGCGCGCTGTGCGACGTGTTCATCGCATTGGGCGCGATGGGGCTCTTGGGAATCCCGTTCACGCTAGCTTCCTTCGCAGCCCTGCTGATGATCCTAGGTTTTTCGCTGGACACGGACATACTGCTCACGATGAGGATGCTCAAGCGCGCAGGGGACCCCAGGGAAAAGGCGTTCGACGCGATGAAGACCGGCGTGACGATGAGCGTCACCGCGTTCTTCTCATTCCTCATACTTTACCTGATAAGCATGTACACGCACATCGCAATCTATTCCGAAATCTCGGGAGTCGCGCTCGCGGGCCTGTTCGGCGACATATTCGCCACATGGTGCATAAACGCGGTCGTGCTCCTGCTTCACGTGGAGGGAAAATTATGATAGCTGACCTGCTCAAGGAAAGGAGGAACCAGCTCCTGCTCGCGCTCTTCGCGCTCTTCCTAGGCGGCACTTTGCTCTATTCCAAATACTCCGGGCTCATACTCCTGTTCGCGTTCTTCCTTTTCGGGACTTTCTCCACCGTGTGGAAGAACAAGAACGCGCGCTTCCTTTCCCTAGCGCTCCTGATAGTGCTTTCATTGGCCAACGTCGCGTTCAACGGCGTGAAATTCGGGATAGACTTCTCAGGGGGAACCAGGATACCAGTGGTGCTCGAGCACTCAGTGAGCGAGTCCACCATGACCGAAATGGTGCAAATAATAAAGAGCAGGGCCTCGGTCCTCGGTCTTACGGAAGTGAAGGTCCGCGCGGTCGGAACCTCGCAGATAGACGTGGAGGTTCCGGGCACGGACGAGAACCTGATAAAGAGCATAGAGGATGTCCTGAGGCACCAGGGTGTTTTCGAAGGGATAGTGGACGGTAAAGTCGCGCTTAGCGGCGAGGACATACTTCCTGGAACCATATACTCCATATCCGCGACCCAGCTGAGCGGAGCTGACTGGGGCGTGGGATTCTCAGTCACCAGGAGCGGCGCTGACGCGTTCGCCCAGACGGTGAAGGGGAAAGCAGAGTACCCATTGTACATGTTCCTCGACAGGCCCAAGGACGCGGCGATTTTCATCTCCCTGGAGGACCTCAAGGGAGGCAAGACCATCGCGGACAAGGACGTGCTGGAAATGGCCAACAAGTCCCTGCGGCTCGACGGGGACGACATCCAGCTTTTCATACTGGACGATTTCGGCTACAACGCGACCGCGAACGGCACTAAGGCCCTGGTTTCCGCGAACTTGGACAATTCCACCAAAGAGAAAATACGCTCGCTCGGCTTCAACGTCACCGAAGTCGAGGACATAAAGCCGGTGTTCAGGACCGGCGCTTCGGCCCGCGACTCGGCGATGGAGCAGTGGCCCGCGATAGGGCTGCTTTCAGCGCCCCGCCTCTCCGCCGGAGTGACCAACGGCGTGCCTTCCTACGGATACTCCATAACAGGCGCGGCTCAGGGCGTGGGCACCGAGCGCGCGGTGAACGCGCAGAACGAAGTGAAAAAAATCACCTCGATTTTGAAAGGCGGCTCGCTTCCGGTCCAAATCTCATTGGGCAGCAGGACCTCCATCCCTGCGCCGCTCGGACAGCAGTTCCTCCAGCTCAGCCTCCTGGGCATACTCGCATCCATAATCGCGATATCCCTTTTCGTTTCGGTGCGGTACAGGCACTGGAAGCTCGTGCTCCCCATAGTCGCGGTGAGCATTTCCGAGCTCATAATACTCGTTTCCCTGCTCGGCTCGTTCACAATTGATTTGGCGGGCATGGCCGGAATCCTCGCGGCCCTAGGAGTCGGAGTGGATTCGCAGATAGTCATTACCGACGAACTGGCGAAGAAGGACGGGAAGAACCACGAGGAAAAGCTCTCGCACGCGTTTGACATCATAACGACCAACGTCGCTGTCGCGGTTGTTGCAATGCTGCCCCTGCTTTTCAGCGGCATGGTAGAGATAATCGGGTTCGCGCTCTCCACCATAATAGGCTCACTGCTCGGATTCATGCTCTCCAGGCCGGTCTACGCGCTCCTCGTGGAGAAGCTGATGGAATAAACAATTTTTGACCCTCAGTCCCCTAGCGCAAGCCATATAAATCTTTTCGCCGTAACCATATATGGTGATGTGTATGCTCAAAACCACAGTGCTTCTCCGCGAAGACGTCTACGAGATGCTGGTGCGGGAGTTCGGGAAAAGGAACGTCTCCAAAGGCATAAACGAGTACCTGTTCGAGCATATGTTCACTGAGAATCAGAAAGACATGTTCGCCAAGGACAAATGGCTGCAGAAAGCAGGAACCAGGGACCTGAGGGACCACCATGA is part of the Candidatus Micrarchaeia archaeon genome and harbors:
- the dcd gene encoding dCTP deaminase, which gives rise to MILSDKDIMAYMRKGAIKIRPFRKEQLGTASVDLTLSGKWEFFKKKLLGAQVDLEKVPFREAVEKVHADYAILEPGQIVLAETLEKITLPANIMGKLEGRSRYARMGLSVHITSAIVQPGSSNHQILEILNSAPFAIVLHKGMRLSQIVFHELKSPSSKPYAKFGSIARNQ
- the pth2 gene encoding peptidyl-tRNA hydrolase Pth2, producing MKQAIVVRTDLEMGKGKASAQVAHASLSSYIDVEHTDHSIAEKWIDEGMKKIVLKVKDEKELFLYFQHAKDAGLPVSIIRDAGLTQIESGSATCFAIGPAPSSDIDKIVGKLKLL
- a CDS encoding slipin family protein, whose product is MAWEVLVGCAPVVAIGALAIAAASIKIVMQYESGIVFTLGKFSGIANPGINFIIPLIQSMRKVDTRILTIDIPKQEVMTKDNVPMGVNGVVFFKVENVEKAVLQIQDYHYSVSQYAQTALRDVIGSKEMDAVLSNRDEVANEIKIIVDKETTEWGIDVTNIKIQDIELPADMKRIMARQAEAEREKRAKIIESEAELMASEKVAKAAQMLASTPGGLHLKTLLTISNVAAFDGNSVVFVTPIELLEAIKGFTGMKKKQ
- a CDS encoding MscL family protein, producing the protein MGLIQEFKDFLHEYKVMGLAVAFIMAVATNTLIKALVDDLIMPFVGIVLPNGDWKTATLALGPLLLKWGDFLSALINFLIMAFVVFIIAKMVLKEEKVTKK
- a CDS encoding HAD-IA family hydrolase — protein: MPKLVILDLDETLLRIPADWEKVMAEVIEYGRSQGAAFNPSDQVIPLSSAVSSTPERKLEVDSIWRRHELSSIEKSGVVRYAKAESFVKKMKKRGMLLAIASNNTHATAEKALALAGLSQFFDLIVCRDDVHETKPGPEMLLRILDRFGIAKEEAVFIGNSETSDAPAGKAAGVRTLIVKPDSAFPQIE
- a CDS encoding DNA double-strand break repair nuclease NurA — its product is MLEKIKAAAEHIRAMEDEIRGKAAKFRVANHVFVEALEKELVHPLKEVKVDGLVGAVDGGLLAQEMHGTDLVIARAAAALFDYNNSGLVSHEYLPNAFPEPDYEIKLGLDEREVMAFRSLFRLRKEIECAIDAIEKKSPKFMLMDGSLVPLPSDKPPDDSDIAYEYHNLVRLYRKLFESAKEGKCEMVGVIKDSRAKRFVDIVRAEVDVHTSDSVFLSHLLREGERTFAFKYTADAKRHSVLRDFGEYGSALNAMYLKPVEGDRPLRVEFFSPDFSGIASFVYSLSRINRSYAYPAVLIEADLRAALDPLELERAQKSLAMQSGFGMMPLRRNSRPFR
- a CDS encoding VTT domain-containing protein is translated as MEEKWKGAAEILLAALLAFFSFLLSPWLAQNFAPFGYVGVFLFSVFASATIFLPVPSWILVFSLAQSFNPLLLGISAGLGSGIGELSGYLAGRGGKYLIGGDKTAFFEEHKKWIVKAEFPTLFIVSFLPNPFFDIAGVAAGILNVPLWRFLLAVVLGKILRFTLLAYFGIQILGAFGLM